In Osmia lignaria lignaria isolate PbOS001 chromosome 5, iyOsmLign1, whole genome shotgun sequence, a single genomic region encodes these proteins:
- the mRpL45 gene encoding mitochondrial ribosomal protein L45 isoform X1 — translation MISTYKCGVCIFGRCTQNNLPLALAPINYPLYNVTFQQSRSIKKHFNQKYRKERAQKFIKMDLPKYDNDGNISQDKERSMMKKLGILPQRQWTERPILISCTPQIFESYVVPEGDGKFSAISTSGAKQRIELLEKKSKSFLAIRKIRSYDDEFSTKTFGEKAFEIYLKAHEALVAKDDNALLQYITEAAFPIMIHNMEDKTIVWKFLESLEPPRLVHARNTSMITKTNEFAQVTVRFHTQQILCIYDRFGRLMLGSETVKKDVLDYVVFEKHLSNVYGNWRIHGKIIPKWLKPQEIAARTFILPKEKEEAPPSDAESVAHRVRPETLDANP, via the exons aacAATTTGCCTTTAGCATTAGCTCCTATTAATTATCCACTGTACAATGTCACTTTTCAACAATCTAGAAGTATAAAAAAACATTTCAATCAAaaatatcgcaaagaaagagcaCAAAAGTTTATTAAAATGGATCTACCAAAGTATGATAATGATGGAAATATAAGCCAAGATAAAGAAAGATCCATGATGAAAAAGTTAGGAATCTTACCACAAAGACAATGGACAGAGAGACCTATTCTTATTAGTTGTACACCTCAAATATTTGAATCCTATGTTGTTCCAGAAGGTGATGGAAAATTCTCTGCCATTTCTACTTCA GGAGCAAAACAAAGGATCGAACTTTTAGAAAAAAAGAGTAAATCTTTTTTGgctattagaaaaattagatcGTACGATGACGAGTTTTCAACTAAGACATTCGGAGAGAAGGCATTTGAGATTTACCTAAAAGCTCATGAAGCCTTAGTGGC TAAAGATGATAATGCACTGCTACAGTACATAACTGAAGCAGCATTTCCT ATAATGATTCATAATATGGAGGATAAAACAATTGTATGGAAATTCTTAGAATCTTTGGAGCCACCACGTCTTGTACATGCAAGGAACACAAGTATGATAACAAAAACAAATGAATTCGCTCAAGTAACCGTTCGTTTTCACACTCAACAG ATACTGTGCATTTACGATAGATTCGGACGATTGATGTTGGGTAGCGAGACAGTGAAAAAGGATGTTTTAGATTATGTAGTGTTTGAGAAGCATTTATCTAATGTGTACGGTAACTGGAGGATACACGGTAAAATTATACCAAAGTGGTTGAAACCCCAAGAAATAGCGGCGAGAACTTTTATATTaccaaaagaaaaagaggaagctcCGCCTTCTGATGCTGAATCAGTCGCTCACAGAGTACGTCCCGAAACGTTGGACGCTAATCCATAA
- the LOC117607830 gene encoding uncharacterized protein LOC117607830 — protein sequence MWNKKTGNFVPIFSDPYFAAFNQEIIKRSRERETHNFQEKIVRFTYFEQKNLVNTEANGSKVSGVTGEMWHILAHYLNFTLKPILSEYPTLGGILPNGSYEDGLLKIIQANETDVIPRVQASTSRLKAAQFSMPIRISSHRFYIKHNEQYLLDWMLQLFAPKVWYAILWTYLLLSVCSYTCQKTAVALTYQKLHVKLSDHVFYNFGVMCGQNYIPPRLLKSSNLVELWLNIFSTLIRTCFGAIVLCYMTKTITVPPFSDLSTLINSSSYHVLAKSGSFADILFKANNYSDLIALRKAKRYTAVETIDELYRIGCSTNKLFTIIQSVHMKKATDLRICQLNPVGQPVFSTIISSGIARNFEYKKSIDIGIIKLYEVGLMNRLKQYWIESDIVEEKESNKIDPVIMEEVFLILIVFGIGLLTALVILILEKLTFYYSN from the exons ATGTGGAATAAGAAAACTGGAAATTTCGTGCCCATTTTCAGTGATCCATATTTTGCTGCATTCAATCAGGAAATTATTAAGCGAAGTCGGGAACGGGAAACGCACAATTTCCAAGAGAAAATTGTACGATTCACTTATTTTGAG CAAAAGAATCTCGTCAACACAGAAGCAAATGGATCCAAAGTGTCGGGGGTGACTGGAGAAATGTGGCATATTTTAGCGCATTACTTAAATTTCAC ATTAAAACCAATCTTAAGCGAATATCCAACATTAGGAGGTATACTTCCTAATGGATCTTATGAAGATGGTTTATTGAAGATTATTCAAGCAAACGAAACGGATGTGATACCAAGAGTGCAAGCTTCTACTTCACGATTAAAGGCTGCTCAGTTTTCGATGCCTATAAGGATAAGCAG TCATCGATTTTACATCAAACATAATGAGCAATATCTGTTGGATTGGATGCTGCAATTATTCGCTCCAAAAGTTTGGTATGCAATACTGTGGACATATCTTTTGCTAAGCGTTTGCAGTTACACTTGTCAAAAGACAGCAGTGGCCCTTACATATCAGAAGTTGCATGTAAAACTGAGCGACCACGTATTCTACAATTTCGGCGTGATGTGTGGTCAAA ATTATATTCCGCCAAGACTTCTTAAGAGCTCGAACCTAGTGGAACTATGGTTGAATATATTTTCTACCTTAATTAGAACATGTTTCGGTGCAATTGTACTTTGTTACATGACGAAAACTATTACCGTACCACCTTTTTCAGATCTATCTACTTTAATTAACAGCTCCTCGTACCATGTTCTTGCGAAATCGGGTTCTTTCGCGGATATTTTATTTAAG GCAAACAACTATTCTGATTTAATAGCATTAAGAAAAGCGAAACGATATACAGCCGTAGAAACGATAGATGAGCTATACAGGATAGGATGTTCAACAAACAAGCTATTTACTATAATTCAAAGCGTACACATGAAGAAAGCTACTGACCTGCGCATCTGTCAATTAAATCCAGTGGGACAACCTGTTTTCTCGACAATAATAAGTTCTGGAATTGCGCGAAATTTCGAGTACAAGAAAAGCATCGACATCGG AATAATAAAACTATACGAAGTCGGCTTAATGAACCGATTAAAGCAGTACTGGATAGAATCAGACATTGtggaggaaaaagaaagtaataaaatagatCCGGTTATTATGGAAGAAGTGTTTCTGATACTAATTGTATTCGGTATAGGATTGTTAACAGCTCTTGTTATCCTTATACTTGAAAAGCTGACGTTTTATTATAGTAAttaa